The following proteins are co-located in the Paenibacillus sp. JNUCC32 genome:
- a CDS encoding CD3324 family protein, whose amino-acid sequence MGHYKNGREVLPPELLQQIQQYIDGELLYIPKQSEQRAGWGELSGSKQRIESRNKEMYRAYCKGRSIEELERTYFLSGESVRKIISKLTRVGT is encoded by the coding sequence ATGGGCCATTACAAGAACGGAAGAGAAGTGCTTCCCCCCGAGCTGCTGCAGCAAATTCAACAGTATATAGACGGAGAATTACTCTACATACCGAAACAGAGCGAGCAAAGAGCCGGCTGGGGAGAGTTAAGCGGTTCCAAACAACGCATCGAAAGTCGCAATAAAGAAATGTATCGCGCTTACTGCAAAGGACGGTCCATTGAGGAATTGGAACGGACCTACTTCCTGTCTGGAGAAAGCGTACGCAAGATCATAAGTAAACTTACCCGCGTAGGGACCTGA
- a CDS encoding MauE/DoxX family redox-associated membrane protein, whose translation MSMSALCLLFLTLVFVFSGVSKLLSLADFRTTIERLQMPAGRLRIVPVLICAAEIAAGAGLLFSWSRASAQIAIFTLLAGFGYAVYQARVVQNQEIQCSCFGSWSSEALGLNTVVRIACLGILNALIWLLSEPVNLFLMPAQEAVLTLLSAGGIAVISLVAVNAYTLDSLQAKEGTNP comes from the coding sequence ATGTCCATGAGCGCGCTTTGCCTTTTGTTTCTGACCTTGGTGTTTGTGTTTTCGGGAGTGTCGAAACTGTTATCGTTAGCGGATTTCAGGACGACGATCGAACGGTTGCAGATGCCTGCAGGCCGCTTACGGATTGTACCTGTTCTCATTTGCGCCGCTGAGATTGCAGCCGGGGCGGGTTTATTGTTTTCCTGGAGCAGAGCCTCTGCGCAGATCGCGATTTTTACTTTGCTGGCAGGGTTCGGATACGCCGTTTATCAAGCCAGGGTGGTGCAGAATCAGGAGATCCAATGCAGCTGCTTTGGCTCATGGTCTAGTGAGGCCCTCGGCTTGAATACGGTCGTTAGGATTGCATGCTTAGGTATATTGAATGCGCTAATTTGGCTTTTGTCCGAACCCGTGAATCTCTTCCTCATGCCGGCCCAAGAAGCGGTTCTTACTTTGCTGTCGGCCGGCGGCATTGCCGTTATTTCGTTGGTGGCGGTGAATGCGTATACTCTTGATTCATTACAGGCGAAGGAGGGAACGAATCCATGA
- a CDS encoding DUF4183 domain-containing protein, producing MPVIKPIITAVASVPVATGGTITTTVTPTVTRYFALVDEAMIGADSITMPATSFIDDAEAPVTAFPALTGTEYFNVYINGMLQQLALSTLTTASLVLDTTDVPAGIPVLLEIASFTNTASAITTQPTISAPVITIIS from the coding sequence ATGCCAGTTATTAAACCTATCATTACCGCGGTCGCATCGGTTCCCGTTGCAACCGGCGGCACGATCACCACGACGGTAACGCCAACCGTAACCCGTTATTTTGCGCTGGTCGACGAAGCGATGATCGGTGCAGACTCGATTACCATGCCGGCCACGAGTTTCATCGATGATGCCGAAGCACCCGTGACGGCATTTCCCGCGTTGACAGGCACTGAATACTTTAATGTGTATATTAACGGGATGCTGCAGCAGCTTGCGTTATCGACTTTGACAACCGCCAGCTTGGTGCTCGATACGACGGATGTCCCGGCGGGAATACCGGTACTGTTGGAAATTGCCAGCTTCACGAATACGGCCTCCGCCATCACGACACAGCCTACCATTTCGGCGCCGGTCATTACGATCATCAGTTAA
- a CDS encoding ABC transporter ATP-binding protein has translation MKYANLMFEVMKQVYRVSPRMFTRSTMIYLMQAFLPVAQIYITAQVIDDVTGVLIRDQAPYQALYWLLLQMAVILIGLVLASLQKYTERKMNAYVSYWFNLQVSEKLSKLPFVFFESPESYDKLQRALRNLNICGINMVFYMFSIIQNLITLTGLLVLLFSFHYILPIVMLLLIVPLLIIQKKEGASRFVVIHQQTASSRMAAYMNQLLQTKEAAKEIRLFHAKDYLLNKWRGIYFKNTYEMLGVERKNMKNRLIVEGAVTICSFSILAVFVWLGSRLKLTIGSYVALYQAVQDTRYSIQNISQNIGQIYHDGLFIHELFEFLDTPVPQPEKALPMTTPLREGIEVDRVTFCYPNQDKPVLDDLTIRIKPGEKVAIVGENGAGKSTLVKIMLGLYEPTHGVVRYGGIPIQDYDTVSFRSKVTAVFQDFYRYEWTLEANIALREHDPDDRQAHRRLNHAMEKAAMTPLVDSLPDGVATQLGTRFSGGRELSQGQWQKVAIARAFYREFEVIYLDEPTAAVDPLTESAIFESLMYMTEGKTAIFISHRLGSCRHADRILVLKEGRIVEEGKHEELIGQGAHYAEMFNKQAQWYR, from the coding sequence ATGAAATATGCGAACCTGATGTTCGAGGTTATGAAGCAGGTGTACCGCGTCTCTCCGCGGATGTTCACCAGATCGACCATGATTTATTTAATGCAGGCCTTTTTGCCCGTTGCCCAGATTTATATTACGGCTCAAGTCATAGACGACGTTACCGGCGTGTTGATTCGGGATCAAGCTCCATACCAAGCATTGTATTGGCTGTTACTCCAGATGGCGGTCATTCTAATTGGCCTCGTGCTGGCATCTCTTCAAAAGTATACCGAGCGAAAGATGAATGCTTATGTATCCTACTGGTTTAATCTCCAAGTGTCGGAGAAGCTAAGCAAGCTTCCGTTCGTATTCTTTGAATCTCCGGAAAGCTACGACAAGCTGCAGCGTGCTCTTCGCAATCTGAATATATGCGGAATTAACATGGTGTTTTACATGTTCTCGATTATTCAGAACCTCATCACGTTGACGGGTTTGCTCGTGCTCTTGTTCAGCTTTCATTACATATTGCCTATCGTTATGCTGCTTCTGATCGTTCCGCTGTTGATCATCCAGAAGAAAGAGGGGGCTTCCCGCTTCGTGGTCATTCATCAGCAGACGGCTTCGTCCCGTATGGCGGCCTACATGAACCAACTGCTGCAGACGAAGGAAGCGGCCAAGGAAATCCGGCTGTTTCATGCCAAAGATTATTTATTGAACAAATGGCGGGGCATCTATTTCAAAAATACGTATGAAATGCTGGGCGTCGAGCGGAAAAACATGAAGAATCGCCTGATCGTGGAAGGGGCGGTGACGATTTGTTCTTTTAGCATTTTAGCCGTGTTCGTCTGGCTCGGCTCACGCCTCAAACTAACCATCGGCAGTTATGTCGCCCTCTATCAAGCGGTCCAGGACACGCGATATTCCATCCAGAACATCAGTCAGAACATCGGGCAAATCTATCATGACGGTCTGTTTATCCACGAATTGTTCGAATTTCTGGATACGCCGGTTCCGCAGCCGGAAAAAGCTCTGCCGATGACCACGCCTTTGCGGGAAGGAATCGAAGTCGATCGCGTTACCTTTTGCTATCCGAATCAAGATAAGCCTGTGCTTGACGATTTGACGATTCGTATCAAGCCCGGAGAAAAGGTTGCCATTGTCGGGGAGAACGGTGCGGGGAAGAGCACGCTCGTAAAAATCATGCTAGGCTTGTATGAACCGACGCATGGCGTTGTGCGCTATGGCGGCATCCCGATCCAGGATTATGATACCGTCAGCTTCCGCAGCAAAGTAACGGCGGTGTTCCAGGATTTTTATCGATATGAATGGACCCTTGAGGCTAACATTGCGCTGCGTGAGCATGATCCGGACGACCGGCAAGCCCATCGCCGATTGAATCATGCCATGGAGAAGGCCGCGATGACCCCGCTAGTAGATTCGCTGCCGGACGGAGTAGCAACCCAGCTGGGTACGCGCTTCTCCGGCGGGCGCGAACTGTCTCAGGGCCAATGGCAGAAGGTCGCGATCGCCCGGGCGTTCTATCGGGAATTCGAAGTGATCTATCTGGACGAGCCGACGGCGGCCGTAGACCCGCTTACGGAATCCGCGATATTTGAGAGCCTGATGTACATGACCGAAGGCAAAACCGCCATCTTCATATCGCACCGATTGGGAAGCTGCAGACATGCGGACCGCATTCTCGTCCTCAAGGAAGGGAGAATCGTTGAAGAGGGAAAACATGAGGAATTAATCGGACAGGGAGCCCATTATGCCGAGATGTTCAATAAGCAGGCCCAGTGGTATCGCTAG
- a CDS encoding amidase family protein, producing the protein MSLDKRTWIVEATIADMQHAMEEGWMSSVELVQLYLERIGLYDGWLRSILEVNPDALQIAQELDQERRNLGARGRLHGIPILLKDNIDTGDRLHTSAGSITLADSYAAKDSFVAAKLREAGAVILGKSNMTEWANFMSSTMWAGYSSRRGLTLNPYGPGEMFVGGSSSGSGAAVAANLAAAAIGTETSGSIISPSSQNSLVGLKPTIGLVSRTGIIPITHTQDTAGPMTRTVEDAAILLSAIAGADDLDEVTKTAAQARVEDYTKFLDASYLKRARIGIPRYYYKHLDRDRLDIVESAIDVLREQGATIIDPVELPCQGTRWDANVLRYEFKKYVNDYLANVAPSLPVHSLAEVIAYNEAHADTALKYGQDTLIWAEETSGALTEKEYLESKRKNKERAGTMGIDHVLREHQLDALLFLGNEYGPDLAARAGYPSVTVPGGYAENGIIAPGGYNTKGPQGITFIGTAYSEPVLIRLAYGFEQATKHRVPPKLSSQSS; encoded by the coding sequence ATGAGCTTGGATAAAAGAACATGGATTGTGGAAGCAACCATAGCGGATATGCAGCATGCCATGGAAGAAGGCTGGATGTCTTCGGTCGAACTGGTTCAATTGTATCTGGAACGGATCGGGTTATACGATGGATGGCTTCGCTCGATTCTAGAGGTGAACCCGGATGCGCTGCAGATTGCCCAAGAGCTGGATCAGGAGCGCAGAAACTTGGGAGCGCGGGGACGGCTGCACGGGATTCCGATACTGCTCAAAGACAACATCGACACCGGGGATCGGCTGCATACGAGCGCCGGCTCCATCACGCTGGCCGATTCGTACGCCGCCAAAGATTCCTTTGTTGCCGCAAAACTCCGAGAGGCGGGGGCCGTTATTCTGGGCAAGAGCAACATGACCGAGTGGGCGAATTTCATGTCCTCGACCATGTGGGCAGGATACTCGTCAAGACGCGGGCTTACTTTAAATCCCTACGGTCCCGGCGAAATGTTCGTCGGAGGTTCGAGCTCCGGTTCCGGAGCTGCAGTGGCGGCGAATTTGGCTGCGGCAGCCATCGGCACGGAAACTTCAGGATCGATTATCAGCCCTTCCAGCCAGAACAGTCTGGTTGGCTTGAAGCCGACGATCGGTCTGGTAAGCCGGACGGGCATCATTCCCATCACGCATACGCAGGATACGGCAGGTCCAATGACCCGAACGGTGGAAGATGCCGCGATTCTGCTTAGCGCGATCGCAGGTGCGGATGACCTGGACGAGGTGACCAAGACAGCTGCTCAAGCAAGGGTAGAGGATTACACGAAGTTTCTGGACGCCAGTTATCTGAAGCGGGCACGAATCGGGATTCCCCGATATTACTATAAGCATCTGGATCGGGATAGACTAGATATCGTAGAGTCTGCCATTGATGTTCTTCGCGAACAAGGCGCGACCATCATCGATCCGGTGGAACTGCCATGCCAGGGCACCCGCTGGGATGCCAACGTACTTCGCTATGAATTCAAGAAATACGTCAATGATTATTTGGCGAATGTAGCTCCGTCGCTGCCGGTTCATTCATTAGCTGAGGTTATCGCTTATAATGAGGCACACGCCGACACAGCCCTGAAATATGGACAGGATACGCTGATTTGGGCCGAGGAAACGAGCGGTGCGTTAACCGAAAAAGAGTATTTGGAGAGCAAGCGGAAGAACAAGGAAAGGGCGGGCACCATGGGGATTGACCATGTACTTAGGGAGCATCAGCTGGACGCGCTGCTGTTTCTGGGTAATGAATATGGACCCGATCTGGCTGCCCGCGCAGGGTATCCTTCGGTTACCGTTCCCGGCGGTTATGCCGAGAATGGGATCATAGCTCCGGGAGGATACAACACCAAAGGTCCTCAGGGCATTACATTCATCGGGACGGCTTATAGCGAGCCGGTGCTGATTCGGTTAGCCTACGGCTTCGAGCAGGCCACCAAGCATCGTGTACCGCCGAAGCTTTCATCCCAGTCATCATAG
- a CDS encoding DUF4183 domain-containing protein, whose translation MGPQGPQGALGTPGVEGPAGIPGPVGPQGPQGAPGNPGMEGPAGIPGPMGPQGPQGVPGTPGMEGPAGIPGPMGPQGPQGAPGTPGMEGPAGIPGPMGPQGPQGAPGTPGMEGPAGIPGPMGPQGPQGAPGTPGMEGPAGIQGPTGPQGPQGIPGSVIVPEINVLPTTLRYFYVLMSEVSLDDPFVISAGQFTDDDGNQAFQSIMVGPNSSSTVYINGMIQEGRIYTITSEALTLYSPGDVLLAGTPILLEVLYLTVQVVA comes from the coding sequence GTGGGACCCCAAGGCCCTCAGGGCGCTCTAGGCACTCCAGGTGTGGAGGGGCCGGCGGGCATTCCCGGACCGGTGGGGCCCCAAGGTCCTCAGGGCGCTCCAGGCAACCCTGGCATGGAGGGGCCGGCGGGCATTCCCGGACCGATGGGACCCCAAGGTCCTCAAGGCGTTCCAGGCACTCCAGGTATGGAAGGCCCGGCGGGCATTCCCGGACCGATGGGACCCCAAGGCCCTCAGGGTGCTCCAGGCACTCCAGGTATGGAAGGCCCGGCGGGCATTCCCGGACCGATGGGACCCCAAGGCCCTCAGGGTGCTCCAGGCACTCCAGGTATGGAAGGCCCGGCGGGCATTCCCGGACCGATGGGACCCCAAGGCCCTCAGGGTGCTCCAGGCACTCCAGGTATGGAGGGGCCGGCTGGAATCCAGGGGCCCACGGGGCCGCAAGGCCCTCAAGGAATCCCCGGAAGCGTCATCGTGCCGGAGATTAACGTGCTGCCGACCACGCTTCGCTATTTTTACGTATTGATGTCCGAGGTTAGTCTGGATGATCCCTTCGTCATATCTGCCGGACAATTTACGGATGACGACGGTAACCAGGCATTTCAGAGCATTATGGTAGGTCCGAACAGCTCCTCGACCGTTTATATCAACGGCATGATTCAGGAAGGCCGTATCTACACCATCACTTCGGAGGCGCTAACCTTATATTCTCCCGGCGATGTGCTTCTGGCCGGAACGCCCATCTTGCTGGAGGTGCTGTATCTCACCGTTCAGGTGGTAGCTTGA